The following proteins are encoded in a genomic region of Cryptomeria japonica chromosome 11, Sugi_1.0, whole genome shotgun sequence:
- the LOC131069692 gene encoding transcription termination factor MTERF6, chloroplastic/mitochondrial, translated as MIAKLCFCLPVRRNLFLKTVTHFRFNFSILAESNANVSNSNGPSGNLFLHFVTTRFNMSSADAAKLLKSVPSLGRLKTLDKVEQLVNMLSRHGCTEDQIAYIIRLQPSLMMTGAERLLEPKIQFLIDLGMDRKYIPKIATKFPRMLTSKLEILRSNLEFLKTVFTTNDFLVRAIMRTPNILCLSSHKVLKPSVAFWEGLGICGIKLTKFLLYNPRVLTVTSLTPEQLDLIRKIGIQKESSRYKYVVSVVATGRIEVLEAKIDNIQLCGFSLEEAWQLVRIFPSVLSMAEDSFKKTMDFMLNHMRLSMDFVTKHPRMFTMSLDNVMRPRFLVLQNMTAMNGAGEIKPTRIYSVLLMTEAKFIAQIIQGHAESAALLTVYKNAIANVSRSSKIRMFSVS; from the coding sequence ATGATCGCCAAACTATGCTTCTGCTTACCTGTGCGGCGCAACCTGTTTCTCAAAACCGTAACACATTTTCGCTTTAATTTCTCAATTCTTGCAGAGAGTAATGCTAATGTTAGCAACAGCAATGGCCCTTCAGGAAATCTCTTCCTGCACTTCGTTACCACCAGATTTAACATGTCTTCAGCCGACGCCGCAAAATTGTTGAAAAGTGTGCCTTCGTTGGGGCGGCTCAAAACCCTGGATAAGGTTGAACAGCTCGTGAACATGCTCAGCAGACACGGATGCACCGAGGATCAAATTGCATACATAATCAGATTGCAGCCCTCGCTAATGATGACAGGTGCAGAAAGATTGCTGGAGCCTAAGATTCAATTCCTAATAGATTTGGGCATGGATAGGAAATATATACCCAAAATTGCAACCAAGTTTCCGAGGATGTTGACCTCTAAGTTGGAGATCCTCCGCTCCAACCTTGAATTTCTCAAGACCGTATTCACGACCAACGATTTTCTGGTCAGAGCAATTATGAGAACCCCCAATATTCTTTGCTTGAGCTCGCATAAGGTCTTGAAACCCTCGGTTGCTTTTTGGGAGGGTTTAGGTATTTGTGGAATAAAGCTCACAAAGTTTTTGCTGTATAATCCTCGGGTTTTGACGGTCACTTCTCTGACCCCCGAGCAACTCGATCTGATCCGCAAGATTGGCATTCAAAAGGAAAGCAGTAGGTACAAATATGTTGTGAGCGTTGTGGCCACAGGCCGCATCGAAGTGTTAGAGGCCAAGATAGACAATATTCAGCTCTGCGGCTTCTCTCTTGAAGAAGCTTGGCAATTAGTTAGGATTTTCCCTTCAGTCCTCAGCATGGCCGAGGATAGCTTTAAGAAAACGATGGACTTCATGCTGAATCACATGCGACTCTCTATGGACTTCGTGACAAAGCATCCACGGATGTTTACAATGAGTTTGGACAACGTAATGAGGCCCCGGTTTTTGGTTTTGCAAAATATGACAGCAATGAATGGAGCAGGGGAGATTAAGCCGACACGAATTTATTCTGTGCTGTTGATGACCGAGGCCAAGTTTATTGCCCAGATCATACAAGGACATGCTGAATCCGCT